In a single window of the Paenibacillus sp. MMS20-IR301 genome:
- a CDS encoding GGDEF domain-containing protein, with protein sequence MAKARLFDLFLFVASAAIAFIPEYPVALDHTYILAMLLYTLFSTFYFQLRIVTRSGNSTIDYAISYTSSFGIFAGPLGTFLFEAVYRFIIYFYKKKTGTADPGEFLDTFYNIGSFTLGGSAAYYLYTALTPLAGRIPFGYWLLFLLVVCVTTLLSSTFLVIAVTLTGDIKTRKEALNLLFRSRSLLDFSKVALTNALLLRLLQMEKWEMLVALFLLNYIVSLSFYSKAQSAQHKYERDKFEQMAYRDFLTGTYNRAYMDKMMKELNQSGEYIGIVVADIDRFKKINDTYNHAVGDRVIIHFAGTLTKHLQEGDILFRSGGEEFTLFLRNKSFRQCQAQIQGILDSFHNQSVTAEFEDRPISVPYSASFGLYYYKADPGQKSSMEKGYVCADQLLLESKKLGRNRLSYRNDLRPQ encoded by the coding sequence ATGGCTAAAGCAAGGTTATTTGACCTTTTTCTGTTCGTTGCTTCGGCGGCTATAGCATTCATCCCCGAATATCCTGTGGCCCTGGACCATACATATATACTGGCAATGCTGCTCTATACACTCTTCTCCACCTTCTACTTTCAACTGCGGATCGTAACCAGGAGCGGGAATTCCACAATAGATTACGCTATCAGCTATACTTCTTCGTTTGGGATTTTTGCCGGACCGCTGGGCACGTTTCTGTTCGAGGCCGTGTACCGGTTCATCATCTATTTCTACAAAAAGAAAACAGGCACCGCCGATCCCGGAGAATTCCTGGATACCTTCTACAACATCGGCTCCTTCACTCTGGGCGGCTCGGCGGCTTATTATCTGTACACCGCGCTTACCCCGCTGGCCGGGAGAATTCCGTTTGGCTACTGGCTGCTGTTCCTGCTGGTTGTCTGTGTTACAACGCTGCTCTCTTCTACGTTTCTGGTGATCGCCGTTACACTCACGGGAGACATCAAGACACGCAAAGAAGCGCTGAACCTGCTGTTCAGAAGCCGGAGCCTGCTGGACTTCAGCAAGGTAGCCCTGACCAATGCCCTGCTGCTGCGGCTGCTGCAAATGGAGAAATGGGAGATGCTGGTCGCCCTCTTCCTGCTCAACTACATCGTCAGCCTGTCCTTCTACTCCAAGGCGCAAAGCGCCCAGCACAAATATGAACGCGACAAGTTCGAGCAGATGGCTTACCGTGATTTCCTCACAGGGACCTATAACCGGGCCTACATGGATAAGATGATGAAGGAGCTTAACCAGAGCGGGGAGTACATCGGAATTGTAGTAGCGGACATCGACCGGTTCAAAAAAATCAATGACACGTATAATCACGCCGTCGGCGACCGTGTAATTATTCATTTTGCCGGCACGCTGACCAAACATCTGCAGGAGGGGGACATCCTGTTCCGCAGCGGCGGGGAAGAGTTCACCCTGTTCCTCCGCAATAAATCCTTCAGGCAATGCCAGGCGCAGATTCAGGGGATTCTCGACAGCTTCCATAATCAGAGCGTAACTGCCGAGTTCGAGGACAGGCCGATCAGTGTGCCGTATTCCGCCTCCTTCGGACTCTATTATTACAAGGCGGACCCCGGCCAGAAGTCGTCTATGGAAAAAGGCTATGTCTGCGCAGACCAGCTGCTGCTGGAATCCAAAAAGCTCGGCCGCAACCGGCTCTCGTACCGCAATGACCTTCGTCCGCAATAA
- a CDS encoding glycosyltransferase family 4 protein, with protein MKILLVTYWGLTNMGGIWTYMRQLADKLSEQGHSVTLMGSHAENNTLYLLDRNEAFDKKAYYTQLLPQLDSVRFPHLHLEHGIFSFELGRYVFEGGAAVLGLEEYDVIHAQDPIASYALRRIMRRRIPLVTSVHGALTRESFYEYKGLEPELTRERYESRPIWKYFRRMETLGARSADRILVSSNWIGGLTRDLGVDGERIHTLPYGVNLEQYAARAEEPSVLKISGGKRVIMFAGRLEYIKGVHVLIEALGILQKRCQDWVCVVAGIGSLLEELKEQAVRLGVLEQILFTGKLDNVPAALGDADIYVQPSLQDTQPFSVTEAQLAGIAPVVAGTAGMPEMVRHGETGWIVPPGDAARLAGLLEELLGDEELRVRTGFQAREWAAQQRSLDVMAAGTLAVYRKAIAMQSLAERPDPAAGQAAVSIPHAFHPADVLNGLQPGLPLADTLRRRLPQHYSIPDCRTALPLA; from the coding sequence ATGAAGATACTGCTGGTTACCTACTGGGGGCTGACCAATATGGGCGGAATCTGGACGTATATGAGGCAGCTGGCTGACAAGCTGAGTGAGCAGGGCCACTCCGTAACGCTGATGGGCAGTCATGCAGAGAATAATACGTTGTATTTGCTGGACCGGAATGAAGCTTTTGATAAAAAAGCCTACTATACACAGCTGCTGCCGCAGCTTGATAGTGTCCGGTTTCCGCATCTGCATCTGGAGCACGGGATATTCAGCTTTGAGCTGGGCCGTTATGTGTTTGAAGGGGGAGCGGCCGTACTGGGCCTTGAGGAGTATGATGTTATTCACGCCCAGGACCCTATTGCATCGTATGCGCTGCGGCGGATTATGCGGCGCCGGATTCCGCTGGTCACAAGTGTACACGGAGCGTTAACCCGGGAATCATTCTATGAGTACAAAGGGCTGGAGCCTGAGCTCACCCGGGAGAGGTATGAGAGCCGCCCGATCTGGAAATATTTCCGCAGGATGGAGACGCTGGGCGCAAGGTCGGCGGATAGGATTCTGGTCTCTTCCAATTGGATCGGCGGGCTGACCCGGGATCTGGGGGTGGACGGGGAGCGGATTCATACCTTGCCGTACGGAGTGAATCTGGAGCAGTATGCCGCCAGGGCGGAGGAGCCTTCTGTGCTTAAGATTAGCGGCGGGAAACGTGTCATCATGTTCGCCGGGCGGCTTGAATATATCAAAGGCGTGCATGTGCTGATCGAGGCGCTTGGAATTCTGCAAAAGCGCTGTCAGGACTGGGTCTGCGTAGTGGCCGGCATCGGCAGCCTGCTGGAGGAGCTGAAGGAGCAGGCCGTCCGGCTGGGGGTGCTGGAGCAGATCCTCTTCACCGGGAAGCTGGATAATGTTCCGGCAGCGCTTGGGGATGCGGATATTTATGTCCAGCCCTCCCTGCAGGATACACAGCCCTTCTCGGTCACTGAAGCACAGCTGGCCGGGATTGCGCCGGTTGTGGCCGGAACGGCGGGGATGCCGGAGATGGTCCGGCATGGAGAGACGGGCTGGATTGTTCCGCCCGGGGATGCCGCCCGGCTGGCCGGCCTGCTGGAAGAGCTGCTCGGCGATGAGGAGCTGAGGGTAAGGACCGGCTTCCAGGCAAGGGAATGGGCTGCGCAGCAACGCTCACTGGATGTGATGGCAGCGGGCACGCTTGCAGTGTACCGCAAGGCCATTGCGATGCAGAGCCTTGCGGAGCGCCCTGATCCTGCAGCGGGGCAGGCGGCGGTAAGCATTCCCCATGCCTTCCATCCTGCCGATGTACTGAACGGGCTGCAGCCGGGGCTGCCGCTTGCAGATACGCTCCGCCGCAGGCTGCCGCAGCATTATTCTATTCCGGATTGCCGTACGGCGCTGCCGCTCGCCTGA
- a CDS encoding LysM peptidoglycan-binding domain-containing protein, which produces MFDQSHGLRFDIYERIHLSEELPGIAELEEVELIPDIKVIQREDRAELYGQLLLTGLYRGEDDRTQRLEHAIPVEITVPLTRVSSLEDIGVEIENFDIDLLTMRTVNITGVLSLRGIGSADAQPAWQQEEYTVAYSPAAGPDSRAQEGDVLYENSLWTYGEGVAEVPVEEQEYAAPAEAAGNPLFLEGSVYTQPAAFVSAQLKDKEPRARTHSLDSAGAGASPGAAAAGQPSYSQPAAEPVSSYFLSAREKAEAPPVRDTFQAEPVSAANYANPFDRAEASYISALPQDEDPGIPAGTAAQHWGNVNLHAVQPAEPAVISAASEAAEAIAGNEELPEVPEEIQAAENVSLEAEEVLPLQEEKQDLKIGLGSKQEPGAIGQEPLTFSSLLSSSRANKELEVQNSERNAPKEAAIPEPGNDTEWKSRFIGGLSGAELFRKVRLCIVQREETLDTIAEKYQLSARELSMYNRLSGQSVEEGQVLYIP; this is translated from the coding sequence GTGTTTGACCAGTCACACGGCTTGCGGTTTGATATCTATGAGCGGATTCATCTTTCAGAAGAGCTTCCGGGAATAGCTGAGCTGGAGGAAGTCGAACTGATTCCCGACATCAAGGTAATCCAGCGGGAGGACCGGGCGGAGCTGTACGGCCAGCTGCTGCTCACCGGGCTCTACCGGGGGGAAGATGATCGCACGCAGCGTCTGGAGCATGCGATTCCCGTTGAAATCACAGTCCCGCTGACCCGGGTCAGCTCACTTGAAGACATAGGGGTGGAGATCGAGAATTTCGATATTGACCTGCTTACGATGCGAACTGTCAATATTACAGGAGTACTCTCCCTGCGCGGAATCGGCAGCGCGGATGCACAGCCGGCCTGGCAGCAGGAGGAATATACGGTAGCCTACTCGCCCGCAGCCGGGCCGGACAGCCGTGCTCAGGAGGGCGATGTTCTTTATGAGAACTCGCTCTGGACTTATGGCGAGGGGGTGGCAGAGGTGCCTGTGGAGGAGCAGGAGTATGCGGCTCCGGCAGAAGCCGCCGGTAACCCGCTGTTCCTGGAGGGCTCTGTGTATACCCAGCCGGCGGCCTTTGTTAGCGCACAGCTGAAGGACAAGGAACCCCGGGCAAGAACACATAGCCTGGACAGTGCCGGAGCTGGAGCTTCGCCGGGAGCGGCTGCAGCCGGACAGCCATCCTACAGCCAGCCGGCTGCAGAACCGGTATCCAGCTACTTCCTGTCCGCCAGAGAGAAAGCTGAAGCGCCGCCGGTGCGGGATACATTCCAGGCTGAGCCGGTATCTGCCGCGAATTACGCGAATCCGTTTGACCGGGCGGAAGCGTCTTATATTTCTGCCCTGCCGCAGGATGAGGACCCGGGAATTCCTGCAGGCACAGCCGCCCAGCACTGGGGGAATGTTAACCTGCATGCGGTCCAGCCGGCGGAGCCGGCAGTCATTTCTGCAGCCAGTGAGGCCGCTGAGGCCATAGCCGGTAATGAAGAACTGCCTGAAGTGCCGGAAGAGATTCAGGCAGCAGAGAATGTGAGTCTTGAGGCAGAAGAAGTTCTGCCGCTCCAGGAGGAGAAGCAGGATCTCAAGATTGGCCTGGGCAGCAAGCAAGAGCCGGGAGCAATAGGACAGGAGCCGCTGACCTTCTCGTCCCTGCTCAGCTCAAGCCGTGCCAACAAGGAGCTGGAGGTTCAGAATTCCGAGAGGAATGCCCCGAAGGAAGCCGCCATTCCTGAGCCCGGCAATGATACCGAATGGAAAAGCCGGTTCATCGGCGGCCTTAGCGGAGCGGAGCTGTTCCGCAAAGTGCGGCTCTGCATTGTGCAGCGTGAGGAAACACTGGATACGATCGCTGAGAAATATCAGCTCAGTGCAAGAGAGCTGTCTATGTACAACCGGCTCTCCGGGCAGAGTGTTGAAGAAGGCCAGGTTCTGTATATTCCCTGA
- a CDS encoding stalk domain-containing protein, whose translation MRKKVTAAAILLGAVMTASAGYAAGNLQEIRASLNHKLAIIVNGQAYSLKDGNGKPLAPITYNGITYLPIRSVGEAVNTSVTYDAQNSRVIIGSSSSSGTTSGASPAGTAAAAVQRPKSLPADFPLPSDAKVFDLIEGAVTGTPSATFSYSTKQDLETLGNTYKEYFAQKGAVSKSEEISAAAFTIIDAGSTFSVTLDAAPGTGSSQSYNIVDVIWSGK comes from the coding sequence ATGAGGAAAAAAGTGACGGCAGCCGCGATCCTACTGGGCGCGGTAATGACGGCATCGGCCGGCTATGCCGCAGGCAATTTGCAGGAGATCCGGGCGTCGCTGAATCACAAGCTGGCGATTATCGTGAACGGTCAAGCCTATTCGCTCAAAGACGGAAACGGCAAACCGCTTGCCCCGATCACATACAACGGCATAACTTATCTGCCTATCCGCTCAGTCGGTGAAGCGGTGAATACCTCCGTCACCTACGATGCTCAGAACAGCCGCGTTATTATCGGCAGCTCTTCATCCTCCGGGACAACTTCCGGGGCCTCCCCGGCAGGAACGGCCGCAGCAGCGGTGCAGCGTCCGAAGAGTCTGCCGGCTGACTTCCCGCTCCCCTCTGACGCCAAGGTATTTGATCTGATCGAAGGCGCTGTGACCGGTACGCCGTCCGCGACATTCAGCTATTCGACGAAGCAGGACCTGGAGACGCTCGGCAATACGTATAAGGAATATTTTGCGCAGAAGGGTGCTGTCAGCAAATCAGAGGAGATATCTGCGGCAGCTTTCACCATTATTGATGCCGGAAGCACGTTTTCCGTTACGCTGGATGCCGCTCCGGGAACGGGCAGCAGCCAGAGCTATAATATCGTCGACGTGATCTGGAGCGGGAAGTAA
- a CDS encoding valine--tRNA ligase, with amino-acid sequence MPTTYDPGAAEKKWYAYWMENGFFEAGKRPDAEAYSIVIPPPNVTGMLHIGHALDFTLQDVLIRTKRMQGFDTLWLPGTDHAGIATQTKVEQKLRQQGISRHDLGREKFLEQVWAWKEQYAETIHEQWAKMGLSLDYSRERFTLDEGMSAGVRQVFIQLYQKGLIYRGKRIINWDPAARTALSDIEVEYKEVNGHLYHLRYPLKDGSGYITVATTRPETMLGDTAVAVHPKDERYKDMIGKTLILPITGREIPVIADDYVDKEFGSGAVKITPAHDPNDFEMGMRHNLPQINVMDEGGVMNEEAGIYQGLDRSDCRKAIVADLKEQGVLVSIEDHVHQVGHSERSGAVVEPYLSTQWFVKMQPLAEAAIAAQKDGNGVNFVPDRFEKTYLNWIENVRDWCISRQLWWGHRIPAWYSESTGEIVVANDEEEARRISGLTDLKQDEDVLDTWFSSNLWPFATLGWPDESSSDYQRYYPNNVLVTGYDIIYFWVARMIFSALEFTGQKPFSDVLMHGLVRDAEGRKMSKSLGNGIDPLDVIEQYGADAMRYMITTGSTAGQDLRFRMEKVEQARNFANKIWNASRFALMNLEGVSFEDIDITGELSTADRWILHRLNETSRDITRLMDSYEFGETGRLLYNFIWDDLCDWYIEFAKLSLYGTDTAAKAKTQSVLAYVLDRTLRLIHPFMPFITEEIWQHLPHQGETITLAEWPKYDTALENPQAVAEMNLLMDVIRAVRNIRAEVNVPMSKKVELIIKAGSEETLSIISRNDNYIGRFCNTSSFEAGLAPQTPDKVMSAVVTGAELLLPLSGLIDIDQEIARLEKEVQTLNSEVERVEKKLSNQGFVAKAPAKVIEEERAKQADYSDRRDKVLARIAELRG; translated from the coding sequence ATGCCGACCACCTATGATCCGGGAGCGGCAGAGAAGAAATGGTACGCCTATTGGATGGAGAACGGTTTCTTTGAAGCCGGCAAACGCCCGGATGCCGAGGCTTACAGCATCGTAATCCCGCCGCCGAACGTAACGGGAATGCTGCACATCGGACATGCGCTGGATTTCACCCTGCAGGATGTGCTGATCCGCACCAAGCGGATGCAGGGCTTCGATACACTGTGGCTGCCGGGCACAGACCATGCCGGAATTGCTACGCAGACCAAGGTGGAGCAGAAGCTGCGCCAGCAGGGCATTTCCCGTCATGATCTGGGACGCGAGAAATTCCTGGAGCAGGTATGGGCCTGGAAGGAACAGTACGCGGAAACCATTCATGAGCAGTGGGCCAAAATGGGTCTGTCGCTGGATTACTCGCGTGAGCGTTTTACCCTGGATGAAGGCATGTCCGCCGGCGTACGCCAGGTGTTCATCCAGCTGTATCAGAAGGGCCTGATCTACCGCGGCAAACGTATTATTAACTGGGACCCTGCTGCCCGTACGGCGCTGTCGGATATCGAGGTTGAATATAAGGAAGTGAACGGCCATCTGTACCACCTGCGTTATCCGCTTAAGGACGGCAGCGGCTACATCACTGTAGCTACAACCCGGCCGGAAACGATGCTGGGCGATACAGCGGTAGCGGTGCACCCTAAGGATGAGCGTTACAAGGATATGATCGGCAAGACGCTGATTCTGCCGATTACCGGCCGGGAGATTCCGGTTATTGCCGATGATTATGTGGATAAGGAGTTCGGCAGCGGTGCGGTGAAGATTACACCGGCCCATGATCCTAACGACTTTGAGATGGGCATGCGCCATAATCTCCCGCAGATTAATGTGATGGATGAAGGCGGCGTTATGAATGAGGAAGCCGGCATCTATCAGGGGCTGGACCGCAGTGACTGCCGCAAGGCGATTGTTGCCGACCTGAAGGAGCAGGGCGTGCTGGTGTCGATCGAGGATCATGTGCATCAGGTTGGGCACAGTGAACGTTCGGGAGCTGTAGTTGAGCCGTACCTGTCCACCCAATGGTTCGTGAAGATGCAGCCGCTGGCTGAAGCGGCTATCGCTGCGCAGAAGGATGGCAACGGTGTTAATTTCGTACCTGACCGCTTCGAGAAGACTTACCTGAACTGGATCGAGAATGTCCGCGACTGGTGTATTTCCCGCCAATTGTGGTGGGGCCACCGGATCCCGGCCTGGTATTCTGAGTCTACCGGTGAGATTGTAGTGGCGAATGATGAAGAGGAAGCACGCCGGATCAGCGGCCTGACGGACCTGAAGCAGGATGAGGATGTCCTGGATACCTGGTTCAGCTCGAACCTCTGGCCGTTCGCGACACTGGGCTGGCCTGACGAGAGCAGCAGCGACTATCAGCGCTACTATCCGAATAATGTGCTGGTTACCGGCTACGATATTATTTACTTCTGGGTAGCCCGGATGATCTTCTCGGCACTGGAATTCACCGGGCAGAAGCCGTTCTCCGATGTGCTGATGCATGGCCTGGTACGGGATGCGGAAGGCCGCAAAATGTCCAAATCCCTCGGCAACGGGATCGATCCGCTGGATGTTATTGAGCAGTACGGTGCAGATGCTATGCGCTACATGATTACTACAGGCAGCACAGCCGGCCAGGATCTGCGGTTCCGGATGGAAAAGGTAGAGCAGGCGCGCAATTTCGCCAACAAGATCTGGAACGCTTCCCGGTTCGCACTCATGAATCTCGAAGGCGTATCCTTTGAAGATATTGATATTACAGGTGAGCTCAGTACAGCCGACCGCTGGATTCTGCACCGCCTGAACGAAACTTCCCGCGACATTACGCGTCTAATGGACTCGTACGAGTTCGGCGAAACCGGCCGCCTGCTGTACAACTTCATCTGGGATGACCTGTGCGACTGGTATATTGAATTCGCCAAGCTTTCACTGTATGGAACGGACACTGCCGCCAAAGCCAAGACACAATCCGTTCTGGCCTATGTGCTTGACCGTACACTGCGCCTGATTCATCCGTTCATGCCGTTCATTACAGAGGAGATCTGGCAGCATCTGCCGCATCAGGGCGAGACGATTACGCTGGCTGAATGGCCGAAGTACGACACCGCGCTTGAGAATCCGCAGGCTGTAGCGGAAATGAATCTGCTGATGGATGTAATCCGTGCGGTTCGGAATATCCGTGCGGAAGTGAACGTGCCGATGAGCAAGAAGGTCGAGCTGATCATCAAGGCCGGCAGTGAAGAGACCTTAAGCATTATTTCCCGCAATGACAATTACATCGGGCGCTTCTGCAACACCTCCTCCTTCGAAGCGGGCCTTGCGCCGCAGACTCCGGATAAGGTAATGTCTGCTGTGGTTACCGGAGCCGAGCTGCTGCTGCCGCTGTCGGGGCTGATTGATATTGATCAGGAGATTGCCCGTCTGGAAAAAGAAGTGCAGACCCTGAACAGCGAAGTTGAGCGTGTGGAGAAGAAGCTCAGCAACCAGGGCTTTGTTGCCAAGGCACCGGCCAAAGTCATCGAAGAGGAGCGGGCGAAGCAGGCGGACTATTCCGATAGACGCGATAAGGTGCTGGCCCGCATCGCAGAGCTGAGAGGATAA
- a CDS encoding folylpolyglutamate synthase/dihydrofolate synthase family protein, with protein sequence MEEITRSGSAAPLNSYTEAVAWINSLIPFGIRPGLERIELLMERLGHPHRRLKFIHVAGTNGKGSTCAFLTRVLIQSGYTVGTFTSPYITKFTNRFQYNGTDIPEETLLALANKLLPLVQEMAAGELGSPTMFEVSTALAILYYGEVCYPDVVVWETGLGGRLDVTNIVTPVVSVITNVGHDHTDVLGDTLELIAGEKAGIIKPGVPAVSCVSQPEAVAVLKAKAASTRSTLYLAGEDFSYSGVEQKDGCQHFTFKGPFRSLALDIAMRGEHQLENAAGAMMVLEVLRQYMAFMLEDEDVLEGFRSTFWAGRLEEVSTSPRIILDGAHNPEGAESLARSLPQFQPYGKLNLLMGMLANKHHEPYLKHILPIVDTLILTEPDFRKKMDAEALQAIAESLRNKYAKENLEIIVERNWGQALELLKRITADDDLAVVSGTLYLISDVRSTLLRQPDSEKGW encoded by the coding sequence ATGGAAGAGATCACCCGGAGCGGCAGTGCCGCTCCCTTAAATTCTTATACTGAAGCGGTAGCATGGATCAACAGCCTGATCCCCTTTGGCATCCGGCCGGGGCTGGAGCGGATAGAGCTCCTGATGGAACGGCTTGGACATCCGCACCGCAGGCTTAAGTTTATTCATGTGGCGGGGACGAACGGCAAAGGGTCAACCTGTGCCTTTCTGACCCGGGTGCTCATTCAGAGCGGTTATACGGTGGGGACTTTTACTTCACCCTATATTACGAAATTCACGAACCGCTTCCAGTATAACGGAACGGATATTCCCGAGGAGACCCTGCTTGCACTCGCGAATAAGCTGCTTCCGCTCGTTCAGGAGATGGCTGCCGGGGAGCTCGGCTCACCGACGATGTTCGAGGTGTCGACTGCGCTGGCCATCCTCTATTACGGGGAAGTCTGTTATCCGGATGTAGTCGTATGGGAGACTGGTCTTGGGGGAAGGCTGGATGTAACGAACATCGTTACTCCGGTGGTGTCGGTCATTACCAATGTCGGGCATGATCATACCGATGTACTCGGCGATACACTGGAGCTGATCGCGGGTGAGAAGGCCGGAATTATTAAGCCGGGCGTTCCTGCGGTCAGCTGTGTAAGCCAGCCGGAGGCGGTTGCTGTGCTGAAGGCCAAAGCCGCGTCTACCCGTTCTACACTCTACTTGGCAGGAGAAGATTTCAGCTACAGCGGTGTAGAGCAGAAGGACGGCTGCCAGCATTTCACCTTCAAGGGCCCGTTCCGCAGCCTTGCGCTTGATATCGCTATGAGAGGCGAGCATCAGCTGGAGAATGCAGCCGGGGCCATGATGGTGCTTGAGGTGCTCCGGCAGTATATGGCTTTCATGCTGGAGGACGAAGATGTGCTGGAGGGCTTCCGCAGCACTTTCTGGGCCGGAAGGCTGGAGGAAGTAAGCACTTCGCCGCGAATTATTCTGGACGGGGCGCATAATCCGGAAGGTGCAGAGAGCCTGGCCAGGAGCCTGCCGCAGTTCCAGCCTTACGGTAAATTAAATTTGCTCATGGGGATGCTGGCAAATAAGCATCACGAGCCGTATCTCAAGCATATACTGCCTATAGTGGATACGCTCATCCTGACCGAACCGGATTTCCGGAAGAAAATGGACGCGGAAGCTCTGCAGGCTATCGCAGAATCTCTGCGGAATAAATATGCCAAGGAAAACTTGGAAATCATAGTAGAACGTAATTGGGGCCAAGCGCTAGAGCTGCTGAAGAGGATCACAGCGGATGATGACCTTGCCGTCGTATCCGGAACGCTGTATTTGATTTCTGATGTGCGCAGTACGCTTTTACGGCAACCCGATTCTGAAAAAGGCTGGTGA
- the murC gene encoding UDP-N-acetylmuramate--L-alanine ligase, protein MDTTERVHFIGIGGYGMSAIARVMLEMGYTVTGSDVAAQELTEKLIAKGAKVYIGHTAEQVKGADLVVYSTALASDNVEWVEAERLKIPVLHRSQMLARLLNERKGVAVAGAHGKTTTSSMIALVMEECGVDPTYIIGGEIMNVGTNAKAGQGEYVVAEADESDGSFLQYHPWLGIVTNIEADHLENYGGDFGRLKEAYVQFMNQLREDGTAIVCADDENVKSLLPQVTGKVITYGIHSATADYTATDIVLGDRQVSYTMNHGTEVLGRIELSIPGQYNLYNSMAAVISCLKSGIAFEEIAAAIVKFHGAKRRFQVLGEVDEILVIDDYAHHPTEIQATISAAKATGKRIIAVFQPQRYTRTFFLLDAFSRAFSEADEVIITDIYSPAGEKQIEGVTSARLVELIVQNSNAGARHLPTKEAVLADLQGRIAPGDLVITMGAGDIWKVGYALADSLKNR, encoded by the coding sequence TTGGATACTACTGAACGCGTGCATTTTATAGGGATCGGCGGCTACGGTATGAGCGCGATTGCCCGGGTGATGCTGGAGATGGGATATACAGTTACAGGCTCTGATGTAGCTGCCCAAGAGTTAACGGAGAAATTGATTGCCAAAGGCGCCAAGGTCTATATCGGACATACGGCGGAGCAGGTCAAAGGCGCAGACCTGGTCGTATATTCTACAGCGCTGGCTTCAGACAATGTAGAGTGGGTAGAGGCAGAACGGCTGAAAATCCCTGTGCTGCACCGTTCGCAGATGCTTGCCCGGCTGCTGAATGAGCGCAAAGGCGTAGCTGTCGCCGGTGCGCACGGCAAGACTACAACCTCTTCAATGATCGCTCTGGTCATGGAAGAGTGCGGTGTGGACCCTACCTATATCATTGGCGGGGAGATTATGAATGTCGGCACGAACGCCAAGGCAGGACAAGGGGAGTATGTTGTTGCTGAAGCGGATGAAAGCGACGGTTCTTTCCTGCAGTACCATCCCTGGCTGGGGATTGTTACGAATATTGAAGCAGACCATCTGGAGAATTACGGCGGCGACTTCGGCCGGCTGAAGGAAGCTTATGTGCAGTTTATGAATCAGCTGCGTGAAGACGGAACGGCCATTGTGTGTGCGGATGATGAGAATGTGAAATCGCTGCTGCCGCAAGTGACCGGGAAGGTGATCACCTACGGAATTCATTCCGCGACTGCGGACTACACGGCAACGGATATCGTTCTGGGCGACCGTCAGGTGTCCTATACCATGAATCACGGAACGGAGGTTCTGGGCCGTATTGAGCTGTCGATTCCGGGACAATACAATTTGTATAATTCGATGGCGGCAGTCATCTCCTGCCTGAAATCTGGAATTGCCTTTGAGGAGATTGCTGCGGCGATCGTGAAATTCCATGGAGCAAAGCGGCGCTTCCAGGTGCTCGGAGAGGTGGATGAGATTCTCGTCATTGATGACTATGCTCATCACCCTACGGAGATCCAGGCAACGATCAGTGCGGCGAAGGCCACCGGTAAACGGATTATTGCAGTATTCCAGCCGCAGCGCTATACACGGACCTTCTTCCTGCTTGATGCGTTCAGCCGTGCATTCAGTGAAGCGGATGAAGTAATTATCACGGACATCTACTCGCCTGCCGGCGAGAAGCAGATAGAGGGCGTTACCTCCGCCAGACTGGTGGAGCTGATTGTGCAGAACAGCAATGCGGGAGCGAGACATCTGCCGACCAAGGAAGCTGTGCTGGCAGACCTGCAGGGCCGCATTGCCCCTGGCGATCTGGTCATTACCATGGGGGCCGGCGATATCTGGAAGGTCGGATATGCGCTGGCGGACAGCCTCAAGAA